Part of the Oscillibacter hominis genome is shown below.
ATAGCGGCCGTGGACACCCAGGACCTCCACCGCGCCCGTCAGGCCGCCGATGGCGCCGCTGGCCAGCAGGGAATAGAACTGCACCCGCCGGACATTGACGCCGCCGTATTCGGCGAACTTGGGGTTCATCCCCACCATCTTGTGCTCATACCCCGCCTTGGAGCGGTTGGCAAAGAAATAGTAGGCAATGCACACTGCGATGGCGATGAATATGCCGACGCTCAGCTGATAGCGCTCCACGATCTTGGGCAGCGCGGCGCTGCCTAAGATCTCCGGGGTCCTAACCTGCTGGACGGCGCTGGTGATGTCCTCGCTCCGCTGGAACTTGGCCGCCAAAAACTGGCACAGCAGCACGGCGATGTAGCTGAGCATCCAGGTCATAATGACCTCGTTGACACCGTGATAGGCCTTCAAAAAGGCCGGGATCAACAGCCAGAGCACACCCACTGCCATGGCAGCCGCGAGGCACGCCGCCACATGGAGAAGGGGCGGAAGGCCCTCGGCATAGGCACCCACCAAACCGGCCGCAAGGCCGCCCAGATAGATGCAGCCCTCCAGGCCCATATTGAACAGTCCCGCCCGGACTGCCACGGCGGAGGCGATGCCCGCCAGCATATAGGGCACGGTCCAGCGCAGGGTGGTCATGAATTTGAGCTGGCCCATGAAGGCGCCCTCCAGCATGGTCGCATAGGCCGCCAGGGGGTTCTCCCCCGCAAAGAGTATGAACACGCTGCTGACCAATAGGCCGATCAGTAGGGCGATGAGAAGCCGCAGGAGCGACTGTTTCAATTCGTTTTTCATAGACGCCTCCTCAGGATGCCTGCACGCCCGCCATCAGCCGTCCGATGCGGCTGCGGGCATCCGGCAGCTCCGGATTGACTTCCCCCATGATCTCCCCTTCGTACATCACCACCACCCGGGTGCTCAGGGAGAGCACCTCGTCCAGGTCCGTGGACACCAGCAGCACTCCGTAGCCCGCTTTTGCCTTGTCCACCAACTGCTGGTGGATGAACTCGATGGAGCCGATGTCCACGCCCCGGGTGGGTTCCTCGGCCACAATGAGGTCGTGGGCCAGGGTGATTTCCCGGGCCAGGATGCACTTTTGGATGTTGCCGCCGGAGAGCTCCATGATGCAGGCGTCCGGCGAACTGGCCTTGATGTCGAAGGTCCGGATCAGGGACTCCGTCAGCTCCCGCAGCTTTTTGACGTGCAAAAAGACTTTACCGCTCCAAGGGCTGCGGCGGTGGGGCCCCATCATCATGTTTTCATGGATGCTGGAATCGGCGGACACGCCCCGGATGTAACGCTCGCCGGTGATGTGGGCAATGCCCAGGCGGCGCACGTTGTACGCCTGGCTGTGGGTGATGTCCTGCCCTTCATAGGCGATGGTTCCGTCCTTTATATTGCGCAGCAGGCCGTTGACCGCTTCCACCAGCAGCCCCTGTCCATTGCCGCCCACTCCGGCGACCCCTAAGATATCCCCCTTTCGCAGCTTCAGGCAGATGTCCTTCAGCTGTTCTCCCGAGGGCGTCACGCCGCTGGAGACATGTTCCAAGGTCAATACGCTCTCCCGCTCTTTTTCCGGGGCAAAATCACTGTTGGCAATCTTTCGCGTGGTCACGTCGATGCGCCGGCCCACCATCTTCTCCGCCAGGTCCTCCATGGAGCTCTTGGAGATTTCCACTGTATCCACCACCTTGCCCTTGCGCATCACGGTGGCACGGTCGGCTATGTGCATGACCTCCCGCAGCTTATGGGTGATGAATATGATGGACTTTCCGGCCTTTTTCAGCTCTTCAAACGCCTTGAACAGCTCCTCCGACTCCTGAGGCGTCAGCACGGCCGTCGGTTCGTCAAAAATCAGGATTTCAGCGCCGTGGAACAAGATCTTCAGGATTTCCACCCGCTGCTGCATGCTCAGCGAGCACTCGCTGATCTTTTTATCCGGATCAATGTGCAGCTTATACCGCCCCGAGATTTCCCGGGCAATCTCCACCGCCTTCTTTTTGTCCACAAACATGCCCTTTTTCGGTTCAAAGGCAAAGACCAGGTTCTCCGCCACCGTAAAGGAGGGGATCAGCATGAAGTGCTGGTGGACCATGCCGATGCCCGCCGCAATGGCATCCCTTGGGTTCTTGAACGTCTTCCGCTCCCCGTTCAGAAGGATCTCTCCCTCCTCGGGCTGCAATATCCCATAGAGGATGTTCATGAGAGTGCTTTTGCCGGTTCCGTTCTCGCCCACCAGCGCGTGGATTTCTCCCTTACGCAGCGTAAGAGAGACGTGGTCATTGGCAATGACCGGCTTTTCCGGATGGGGGAATATCTTCGTGATGCCGCGAAGTTCCAGTATGACGTCGCTCATAGCTCCTCCGTTTCTCCGCTGGTACGGAGAGGGGCGAATCCGCCCCTCTCCGCCGTGCCTTATTTGGTTTCCGTGGTCTTGGGGATCTCAATTTCGCCGTCGATGATCTTCTGCTCCACCTCTTTGATGGTGTTCAGGGTCTCTTCATCCAGCAGATCCTCGTTCAGCGCGATGACGGGAATGCCCTCCGCCAGGCCGTAATAGACCTGCTCATTGGTGAACTCGCCGTTGTAGGCCTTGGAAATGGAGTCGTAGGTGGCAAAACCGTGATCCAGCAGGCAGGAGGCGATGATGTTCTCCGGGGCCAGGTCGGACTGGTCCACGTCCACTCCGATGGCGTACTTGCCCGCTTCCTTGGCCGCCTCGAACACGCCCAGGCCGGTCTGGTTCGCCGCCTGGAAGATGACATCCACGCCGCGGCTGTAGAGGCTGCTGGCCAGCTCCTTGCCCTTGAGGGGATCGTCAAAGGTGTTGGCCCAAGAGACCACAAGCTCGCAGTCGGGGTTGATGTACTTGATGCCAGCTTCATAGCCGGCCAGGAAGGTGACGATGCCGGGGTTGATGCCGCCGCCCAGGAAGGCCACCTGGTCGGTCTCGGTCTTGAGCGCCGCGGCCACGCCGCACATGAAGGCGCCCTGCTCGGAGCGGAAGTGCAGCGGCTTTAAGTTGGGGATGTCGTTGTCCTCGCCCAGATCGATCCACAATCCGATGAACAGGGTCTCGGGATAGAGGGGAGCCAGTTCCTTGGCTGCCTCCAGGAAGTTGTCGTAGATGAAATAGACCACATCGTAGTTCTCTTCGCAGACCGCCTGCATCTGCTCTTTGTACTCGGCGATTTCCACGCACTCGACAATCTTGCAGTCGATGCCCATTTCATCGCGGAGCTTGTCAATACCCTCCAGCGTGTTCAAGTCCGCGGGGGTGGTCATCTTCCGGATGGTCAGGACCGCCACCTTGTAATCGGCGGGGTCCTTCTGGTTTTCTCCGCTCTGGCTGGCAGAGCCCGCGCTGCCTCCGGAGGTGGTTCCAGTCCCGCCGCAGCCGGTGAGGGCGCCCAGCAGCATCACCGCAGCCATTGCGGCCAGGAACAGTCTCTTGCAAAACAACTTCTTCATTTTCATACTCCTCTCAAATATTTATTTCCAATTGGCCTCAGCCACTTAGGAACGCATTTTCTCTCCGCCCAGGTAGCGGACCATGTTGTCCCACAGCCGGGGATAGTACTCCCACTCCGTCATTGCCTTCGGCGCCCAGTGGGCGGCGCAGTCCGGCGCGTAGGCCACTACCCGGCCCTTGCCCCACTGCCATACGGAGAGGATGGCATCGCCCTCTTCTTCGATCAGCACCTGGGCGCCGCTTTTCGCCTTGAGCTTGTTATAGCCCAATATGTAAGGCATCTCCGCCGGAATGCCCATCAGGATCGGATGGCTGTCCGGAACGCATCTCAGGTAGGTCCCCTCCGGCGTCTCCTGTCGGTCATCTCCATAGTAGAGCTCCACAGGCAGGATTTTCTCCAGCACGGAATTTTTGTACTTTCCCTTGCCGTCCATTCCCTGGAAGGTCATGTATCCGCCGATCATGGCAAAACCGCCTCCCTGCTCCACATACCGGCAGACCAGCTTCAGGAGGTTGGGCACCGGCTTTCCGGTGGAGAGCATATCCGGAAGCAGCAAAAACGTGTTGCTGCCCACATCGGAGAAGAGAATCACATCATAGTCCTGCAGCCCTTCCAAGGTCCGGGGAAACTCCCGGTACACCAGATGGCAGGGAATGTGGGTCACTTCATGTCCCAGGCTGCGGAGCATCTGCCCCATGGCGGGAAACGCCTCGCCGTACCGGGTGGCGGAGAAGCTGTCGTACCCCTTGTACTCCACGGTGTGCACTACGGCAGATTCTCCCACAAACAAGATTTTCATAAAAACTCCTTTTTGGT
Proteins encoded:
- a CDS encoding BMP family ABC transporter substrate-binding protein produces the protein MKKLFCKRLFLAAMAAVMLLGALTGCGGTGTTSGGSAGSASQSGENQKDPADYKVAVLTIRKMTTPADLNTLEGIDKLRDEMGIDCKIVECVEIAEYKEQMQAVCEENYDVVYFIYDNFLEAAKELAPLYPETLFIGLWIDLGEDNDIPNLKPLHFRSEQGAFMCGVAAALKTETDQVAFLGGGINPGIVTFLAGYEAGIKYINPDCELVVSWANTFDDPLKGKELASSLYSRGVDVIFQAANQTGLGVFEAAKEAGKYAIGVDVDQSDLAPENIIASCLLDHGFATYDSISKAYNGEFTNEQVYYGLAEGIPVIALNEDLLDEETLNTIKEVEQKIIDGEIEIPKTTETK
- a CDS encoding ABC transporter ATP-binding protein, with the translated sequence MSDVILELRGITKIFPHPEKPVIANDHVSLTLRKGEIHALVGENGTGKSTLMNILYGILQPEEGEILLNGERKTFKNPRDAIAAGIGMVHQHFMLIPSFTVAENLVFAFEPKKGMFVDKKKAVEIAREISGRYKLHIDPDKKISECSLSMQQRVEILKILFHGAEILIFDEPTAVLTPQESEELFKAFEELKKAGKSIIFITHKLREVMHIADRATVMRKGKVVDTVEISKSSMEDLAEKMVGRRIDVTTRKIANSDFAPEKERESVLTLEHVSSGVTPSGEQLKDICLKLRKGDILGVAGVGGNGQGLLVEAVNGLLRNIKDGTIAYEGQDITHSQAYNVRRLGIAHITGERYIRGVSADSSIHENMMMGPHRRSPWSGKVFLHVKKLRELTESLIRTFDIKASSPDACIMELSGGNIQKCILAREITLAHDLIVAEEPTRGVDIGSIEFIHQQLVDKAKAGYGVLLVSTDLDEVLSLSTRVVVMYEGEIMGEVNPELPDARSRIGRLMAGVQAS
- a CDS encoding ABC transporter permease, with product MKNELKQSLLRLLIALLIGLLVSSVFILFAGENPLAAYATMLEGAFMGQLKFMTTLRWTVPYMLAGIASAVAVRAGLFNMGLEGCIYLGGLAAGLVGAYAEGLPPLLHVAACLAAAMAVGVLWLLIPAFLKAYHGVNEVIMTWMLSYIAVLLCQFLAAKFQRSEDITSAVQQVRTPEILGSAALPKIVERYQLSVGIFIAIAVCIAYYFFANRSKAGYEHKMVGMNPKFAEYGGVNVRRVQFYSLLASGAIGGLTGAVEVLGVHGRYVHGFALDMGANGIMISLMGRLNPVGVPLAGFFMGAVQNGARAMAREMDVSLDTVRILIAVIVICITAEGLYELLRIKKKNREGD
- a CDS encoding glutamine amidotransferase — its product is MKILFVGESAVVHTVEYKGYDSFSATRYGEAFPAMGQMLRSLGHEVTHIPCHLVYREFPRTLEGLQDYDVILFSDVGSNTFLLLPDMLSTGKPVPNLLKLVCRYVEQGGGFAMIGGYMTFQGMDGKGKYKNSVLEKILPVELYYGDDRQETPEGTYLRCVPDSHPILMGIPAEMPYILGYNKLKAKSGAQVLIEEEGDAILSVWQWGKGRVVAYAPDCAAHWAPKAMTEWEYYPRLWDNMVRYLGGEKMRS